The region ATCTCGATCAGCTCTGGCCGCGCCGGAGTGAAATCGAGAAGGGTTTAGTAGAGAAAGAGAGAGATCTATTCAATCTGGATACAACCATCTACCTATATGATCTCACTTCAACCTATTTTGAAGGAAAATGCGAAGGAAACCCCATGGCGCTGCGGGGTTATTCTCGCGACAAGCGTCCTGACTGCAAGCAG is a window of Bacillota bacterium DNA encoding:
- a CDS encoding transposase, whose protein sequence is MMTLNRLISAASEHAMPDWVNRTALQDLLGVDLSQLNDDTLYRNLDQLWPRRSEIEKGLVEKERDLFNLDTTIYLYDLTSTYFEGKCEGNPMALRGYSRDKRPDCKQ